In one Ornithodoros turicata isolate Travis unplaced genomic scaffold, ASM3712646v1 Chromosome104, whole genome shotgun sequence genomic region, the following are encoded:
- the LOC135371358 gene encoding uncharacterized protein LOC135371358 isoform X1 — MDWRRWRLRGMSFASFLRGVPRSFLRRMASASVPDLHMERSEEWKEVRKEMHRAIGDRDETRVLKCLDGVPALKVWLDPDEDVSARYKAIEEKAFRIHGLLVSRECLLKDTGESSCYEDLTPLGRAEIRRQRYYTTECVDSYIDYLKSKSRSVTRCDDFNERLEKMFEHLSSYELNRNILKVAATAPHLEVRFDFKSESVQRTTGCWDRHNLGLTVYNEQRVFVGASTEEAVTRGTLIHELCHMALCLVYHNDGKPYVSGDMEKEQQYGAIVNDIKRRKKELNLLIQQAVSRNEEQELIVRIPHILAQYGCDDGNRVLEREVPELRNFFEEHVIPDMREYIQNGIPSIDAAQIEKENARLNKAFKTDNLKVHFEKPLKKSVWKEGSLHVFTGPELRLLEIMVHNAVQSTGRPYLFFEANQYDSTLQDVLLDYKCAFVLVSVHPNEDVRKVIKLLSEVSCATGSKVLLLVELTGEEYLLKQVQADAFFAKRHKDHRIDEASFVHVTNSCKKEVFKNSRVKLQGQYVSVLPEAMNIDTFLQRVDTAVFLRLCESRNIDVGPPLRELEERVQNYYVERECRRAVEINLNECNLNDDSEAFALLDCPHNHVATLLPRGCEAKAKEELTKFEKFVLLQEPRDYEALLENVHFRNKVVHLLKFEEPRRRLLWTKSNGKLSHLRMTGSDCYTEDDLLNVNEKVVIVSGAPGMGKSVLASRLCTQLKTQDKKRWVLYVDLPQRMALVKTALPSLEYLADLCQVQKNDLECALFEESLKNGSPFEVVVMLDGFDEVNEECRKCVLGLILFLANKKVYKVYLLTRTVLKPHVQDALHTVSYDLVPFSDENQNDFLTKYRGQREAARNDALSQKFQQLYTSLNEKNKTILETPLLLRMMAQMESGEITKSDDYSSLLKIVDISGGSSIYTVHMYKMFVEYKHLVHRKEKVKEDISRSTVRGDNHDAKSPFYVSHGLLAMKCIFPQDILETLLNEDELEQLDPEGRFITGVDSFKEGFVNRINDAGIPVFVHKTFAEFFAAHYLLERVKGRKKSRFRENVVGLYGKKDYEGVMMLFDGLASESYPLHSAVINNDASYFEQHVIQRDDMLKVDELKRTPLHVAALHADETALKRLPMDDELIRDDLFQMSPFEYVELFSPWGAEWMKDLWEASVVRYFQTVTLWRNYLRTETSAVRDRLDVLCARCSEEAVKHSTENLRACETLEKKRHFLKRAILTAVIHDLRGVLDVYLSYVSPRESTGELDTDIMDQLESRKERSLTCSVESSVIGNLDSFTDSINRTVPFYAKSETVCKMLLPYCDMGILDYDGNTMLHISAKEGNLETTQFYLAHLSINNRRNGHFKTPLHLSGDAEIVKLLLRRYPSVNVFDYRQRTPMDIRAKKDDLEAMKLLLLRTRIDDAHHIRLDTTLHVASYSLSLKAVTFLLPHTNAHMLTYEGETCLDVAWRSWIYPLSSDSNVVRCLIPHSLVNSPETFGSSPLYIWAEGGGRKVMQTLWPYLRHSDPRHAQRISRSYAYVSMSVSLNEDFQEEISCLKLLFLYLDVIAGDCCGRKLLHDIAKNKPSKIKEVNYINYMKLLLPHLNLHMEDYVKYSVGNDDTVTLYRGWSHMNNTDDPHIDDVNAEMVDDEGSMKLLIEAEEGNAEAVELHLSHYSVCFTDEKENTALHLSASNGHTNVVKLLIPFYTSVDVINVRRETPMHVCASNGHLDVVKLLLLRSRMSSRDVVGRAPLHLACESDAVDIVNFLLPHSFPNMCDEYGSTCCASSAERSEMNVLRCLIPHFLMNCPDSISESPTLMCAKDYIREGLVTLLPYYCDYDAASLLTLCPQSFYVGYMNMSTTPCLKHMVLHSNVRAVDVCFRETLKLIRLFYQESDSMLHPNGTALSRNLRYISLLLPHTNISSKDDGGKKLLQGVLQSRQDPELVSFLQKWTRLSDFHS, encoded by the coding sequence GAGTTCCTCGTTCCTTCTTAAGAAGAATGGCTTCAGCGTCCGTACCTGATCTACACATGGAAAGGTCAGAAGAATGGAAGGAGGTCAGGAAGGAAATGCATCGAGCCATAGGAGACAGAGATGAGACCCGTGTTCTGAAGTGCCTGGATGGTGTGCCTGCCCTGAAAGTGTGGTTAGACCCCGATGAAGATGTCTCTGCTCGCTACAAAGCTATTGAAGAGAAAGCTTTCCGCATTCATGGTCTGCTAGTCTCGCGTGAATGTCTACTCAAGGACACAGGAGAATCATCGTGTTACGAAGATCTCACACCTCTTGGACGCGCTGAAATTCGACGACAGCGGTATTACACCACAGAATGCGTGGACTCCTACATCGACTATCTGAAAAGCAAATCACGGAGCGTCACCAGATGTGATGACTTCAATGAGCGATTGGAGAAGATGTTCGAGCACCTCTCCAGTTATGAATTAAACAGGAATATTCTGAAAGTGGCTGCAACAGCACCGCACCTAGAAGTACGATTTGACTTCAAGAGTGAAAGCGTTCAGCGGACTACGGGATGCTGGGATAGACACAACCTCGGTCTCACTGTCTACAACGAACAGAGAGTTTTCGTCGGGGCCAGCACTGAAGAAGCCGTAACCCGCGGGACGCTCATTCACGAGTTATGCCACATGGCACTTTGCCTAGTGTATCATAATGATGGCAAGCCTTATGTCAGCGGGGATATGGAGAAGGAACAGCAATACGGAGCCATTGTGAACGACataaaacgaaggaaaaaagaGCTGAATCTTCTTATCCAACAAGCTGTCTCCCGTAATGAAGAACAAGAGCTAATTGTACGGATTCCTcacatactggcccaatatgGTTGCGACGATGGAAATAGGGTTCTGGAACGGGAAGTGCCGGAACTACGAAATTTTTTCGAGGAACATGTCATTCCAGACATGCGGGAATACATTCAGAATGGAATCCCATCCATAGATGCAGCACAgatagaaaaggaaaacgcgAGACTGAACAAAGCTTTCAAAACTGACAATCTCAAAGTGCATTTCGAGAAACCACTAAAGAAGAGTGTCTGGAAAGAGGGGTCGCTTCACGTATTTACGGGTCCAGAACTGAGGCTTCTCGAAATAATGGTTCACAACGCTGTGCAATCTACGGGAAGGCCATACTTGTTTTTCGAAGCGAACCAATATGACTCCACTCTGCAGGATGTGTTACTAGACTACAAATGTGCATTTGTGCTAGTATCCGTCCATCCAAACGAAGACGTCCGAAAGGTGATTAAACTTCTCAGTGAAGTATCCTGTGCTACTGGATCAAAAGTCCTTTTGCTTGTGGAACTCACTGGCGAAGAATACTTGCTGAAACAAGTACAAGCAGATGCATTCTTTGCGAAGAGACACAAAGATCACAGGATCGACGAAGCAAGCTTTGTGCATGTCACGAATAGCTGCAAAAAAGAAGTGTTCAAAAATTCTCGCGTAAAACTTCAGGGCCAATATGTTTCAGTGCTTCCAGAAGCCATGAATATAGACACCTTCCTACAGCGCGTGGACACTGCGGTTTTCCTAAGGTTGTGCGAATCGCGGAATATTGACGTGGGACCTCCTCTTCGTGAACTAGAAGAACGTGTTCAGAACTATTACGTGGAAAGAGAGTGTAGAAGAGCCGTGGAAATTAACTTGAACGAATGCAATCTAAATGACGACAGTGAGGCATTCGCACTTCTCGACTGTCCACACAATCACGTCGCAACACTTCTACCTCGCGGTTGTGAGGCAAAAGCCAAGGAGGAATTAACCAAGTTCGAGAAATTCGTACTCCTCCAAGAGCCACGTGACTACGAAGCTCTCCTGGAAAATGTTCATTTCCGAAACAAAGTAGTGCACCTGCTAAAGTTCGAGGAACCTCGTAGGAGACTCTTGTGGACAAAATCAAATGGTAAACTCAGTCATCTTCGAATGACAGGAAGTGACTGTTACACTGAGGACGATTTGTTGAACGTAAACGAGAAGGTTGTCATAGTCTCTGGTGCACCTGGTATGGGAAAGAGTGTGTTGGCATCTCGGTTGTGTACACAGTTAAAAACCCAAGACAAGAAGCGGTGGGTGCTCTACGTCGACCTTCCTCAGAGAATGGCATTAGTTAAAACGGCGCTGCCTAGTCTGGAATATCTAGCGGATCTGTGCCAAGTACAAAAAAATGATCTGGAGTGCGCTTTGTTCGAGGAAAGTTTGAAGAATGGAAGCCCTTTCGAGGTTGTCGTCATGTTGGATGGCTTCGATGAAGTCAACGAGGAATGTCGCAAGTGTGTGCTGGGCCTTATACTGTTTCTAGCTAACAAAAAAGTTTACAAGGTGTACCTTCTTACTCGCACTGTGCTTAAACCCCATGTACAAGATGCCTTGCACACGGTGTCATATGACCTCGTTcctttttctgatgaaaaccAGAATGATTTCCTCACAAAATATAGGGGCCAAAGAGAAGCTGCCAGGAATGATGCCCTTTCGCAGAAGTTCCAACAACTGTACACGTCATTGAACGAGAAAAACAAGACAATCCTGGAAACCCCTCTCCTACTTCGTATGATGGCTCAGATGGAGAGCGGGGAAATTACCAAGTCGGACGATTACTCTTCGTTGCTCAAAATTGTTGACATTTCCGGTGGGAGCAGTATATACACTGTACACATGTACAAGATGTTTGTCGAGTACAAGCACCTTGTGCACAGAAAAGAGAAGGTGAAGGAAGACATCTCCCGAAGTACTGTGCGAGGCGACAACCATGACGCGAAGTCTCCATTCTACGTAAGCCATGGTCTCCTGGCTATGAAGTGTATATTTCCTCAGGATATATTGGAAACCTTATTGAATGAAGACGAATTAGAGCAGTTAGATCCCGAAGGACGTTTCATCACCGGAGTTGATTCTTTCAAAGAAGGTTTTGTGAATAGAATTAACGACGCAGGAATTCCCGTGTTCGTTCATAAGACTTTCGCCGAATTTTTCGCAGCTCACTACCTGTTGGAAAGggtaaaaggaagaaaaaaatccaGGTTTAGGGAAAATGTTGTCGGATTGTATGGTAAAAAAGACTACGAGGGTGTAATGATGTTGTTCGATGGACTGGCGTCGGAGTCCTATCCACTTCACTCTGCCGTGATCAACAACGACGCTTCATATTTTGAGCAACATGTTATCCAAAGAGATGATATGTTGAAGGTGGATGAGCTCAAAAGGACGCCATTGCACGTAGCTGCCCTGCATGCTGATGAAACGGCATTGAAGAGGCTTCCAATGGATGATGAACTAATCAGGGATGATTTGTTTCAAATGTCACCATTCGAGTACGTAGAACTCTTTTCCCCATGGGGCGCAGAGTGGATGAAAGATCTGTGGGAAGCGTCTGTTGTGAGATATTTCCAGACTGTGACTCTTTGGAGGAACTATCTGCGAACTGAGACTTCAGCTGTGAGAGACAGACTCGACGTATTATGCGCTCGATGCAGTGAGGAAGCAGTGAAACATTCTACCGAAAATCTACGCGCATGTGAAACCTTGGAGAAAAAGAGACATTTTCTTAAACGAGCAATATTGACGGCTGTGATACACGACCTACGAGGCGTTTTAGACGTGTATCTGAGTTATGTGTCCCCGAGAGAGAGTACAGGAGAACTAGACACAGACATCATGGACCAATTAGAATCACGCAAGGAACGAAGCTTGACATGTTCTGTAGAGTCTTCGGTAATTGGAAACCTTGATAGTTTTACAGACAGTATCAATAGAACTGTCCCTTTTTACGCAAAGTCCGAGACTGTTTGCAAAATGCTCCTTCCTTACTGCGATATGGGAATTCTTGATTATGATGGAAACACAATGTTGCACATTAGTGCGAAAGAAGGAAATCTGGAGACAACACAGTTTTATCTCGCACATTTATCCATTAACAATAGAAGGAATGGACACTTTAAAACTCCTTTGCACTTGAGTGGAGATGCAGAGATTGTGAAGCTACTTCTCCGTCGTTATCCCTCAGTGAATGTTTTCGATTATCGTCAACGAACTCCGATGGATATACGTGCAAAGAAAGATGATTTGGAAGCCATGAAGTTGTTACTCCTTCGCACTCGGATAGATGACGCACATCACATCAGATTAGACACAACGCTTCACGTGGCTTCTTACTCTCTTTCCCTTAAAGCTGTGACGTTTCTTCTACCTCACACAAATGCGCACATGCTTACCTACGAAGGAGAAACGTGCTTAGACGTTGCTTGGAGAAGTTGGATATATCCGTTGAGTTCGGATTCCAACGTTGTGAGGTGTCTCATCCCACACTCGCTCGTGAACTCACCTGAAACGTTCGGCTCATCACCTTTGTACATTTGGGCGGAAGGTGGTGGAAGGAAAGTGATGCAAACTCTATGGCCTTATTTGCGACACAGTGACCCTAGGCATGCACAGAGGATCAGCAGAAGCTATGCGTATGTGTCTATGTCTGTGTCTCTGAACGAGGATTTCCAAGAAGAAATTTCGTGTCTGAAACTTCTCTTCCTCTATTTAGATGTCATCGCTGGTGATTGTTGTGGCAGAAAACTGCTACATGATATCGCCAAGAATAAGCCAAGTAAGATAAAAGAAGTAAATTACATTAATTACATGAAGCTGTTACTGCCGCATTTAAATCTGCATATGGAGGATTATGTAAAATATAGCGTAGGAAATGATGACACTGTTACCTTATATCGGGGATGGTCGCACATGAATAACACCGATGATCCCCACATTGACGATGTCAACGCCGAAATGGTCGACGACGAGGGCAGTATGAAGTTGCTAATAGAAGCAGAGGAAGGAAATGCCGAAGCCGTGGAACTTCATCTCTCACATTATTCCGTGTGCTTTACAGATGAAAAGGAGAACACTGCATTGCACTTGAGTGCGTCGAATGGACACACAAATGTGGTGAAGCTTCTCATTCCTTTTTATACATCAGTGGACGTGATCAATGTGCGTCGAGAAACGCCCATGCATGTGTGCGCCTCAAATGGACACCTGGATGTTGTGAAGTTATTATTACTCCGCTCTAGAATGAGTTCCCGTGACGTGGTTGGAAGGGCACCTCTTCACTTGGCCTGTGAAAGTGATGCCGTTGATATCGTGAACTTCCTtcttccccactccttccctaATATGTGCGATGAGTACGGTTCCACGTGCTGCGCTTCTTCCGCCGAAAGAAGTGAAATGAATGTTCTGAGATGCCTCATCCCGCACTTTCTTATGAACTGTCCTGATAGCATAAGCGAATCACCAACGCTAATGTGTGCTAAAGATTATATAAGAGAAGGGTTGGTGACATTATTGCCATATTATTGTGATTATGACGCTGCGAGTTTATTGACGCTTTGCCCGCAGTCATTTTATGTGGGCTATATGAACATGAGCACTACGCCTTGCCTCAAACATATGGTTCTCCACTCAAATGTCAGGGCAGTAGATGTGTGTTTTCGTGAAACACTCAAACTCATTCGACTGTTTTATCAAGAGAGTGATTCAATGCTGCATCCAAATGGCACTGCGCTATCACGAAACCTAAGGTATATTTCTCTCTTGCTTCCTCATACAAATATTTCTTCTAAGGACGATGGAGGCAAGAAACTATTACAAGGAGTCCTCCAAAGCAGACAGGATCCCGAATTGGTTAGCTTCCTTCAGAAGTGGACTCGCTTGAGTGACTTTCATTCATGA